In Candidatus Hadarchaeales archaeon, one DNA window encodes the following:
- a CDS encoding translation initiation factor IF-6 yields the protein MPFLRLNFGRTPYLGLFCLVTDKVAIFPRHLKLDEREVEEKLGVPIIRGEVMGSSLLGVFLAGNSRCVVAPHLLAEEEEKNLKEGGVEVERIEGKFTALGNLLLVNDKGGLASSALPEKMVEELSSALGVPIERGTISGLKTVGSAGVVTNRGALLHPDATEEEIERIRETLGVPVFTGTACDGEKYVGMCVAANSKGFLTGKPTTGAELGLIEKALYPTEG from the coding sequence ATGCCTTTCCTACGTCTCAACTTTGGAAGGACTCCCTACCTAGGGCTTTTCTGTCTCGTCACGGACAAGGTGGCCATCTTTCCCCGCCATTTGAAGTTGGATGAGCGAGAAGTGGAGGAAAAACTGGGGGTACCGATAATCAGGGGAGAAGTAATGGGTTCCTCCCTGCTGGGTGTGTTCTTGGCCGGGAATTCGCGTTGTGTGGTGGCCCCCCACCTGCTCGCGGAGGAGGAGGAAAAAAACCTGAAGGAAGGAGGTGTGGAAGTGGAGAGGATCGAGGGAAAGTTCACGGCGTTGGGGAACCTCCTACTGGTGAACGATAAGGGGGGGCTGGCCAGCTCAGCCCTCCCGGAGAAAATGGTGGAGGAGCTCAGCTCAGCCCTAGGAGTTCCCATAGAGAGGGGGACCATTTCGGGTCTCAAGACGGTGGGGAGCGCAGGTGTGGTCACCAACAGGGGAGCCCTCCTCCATCCAGACGCCACGGAGGAGGAAATCGAGAGGATAAGGGAAACACTGGGAGTACCCGTCTTCACCGGGACGGCATGCGATGGAGAAAAATATGTGGGCATGTGCGTGGCCGCAAACTCCAAAGGCTTCCTGACAGGAAAACCCACGACGGGAGCAGAACTGGGGTTGATTGAAAAAGCCCTTTACCCAACCGAAGGATAG
- a CDS encoding 50S ribosomal protein L31e, giving the protein MPEERIYVIPLRETKEKPRYKRANKAIDLIRKFLMKHLKTEKVKIDQELNRRIWSRGAKKPPSKIRVKAVKKEDGSVEVFLAE; this is encoded by the coding sequence ATGCCTGAAGAGAGAATTTATGTCATCCCCCTGAGGGAAACCAAGGAAAAGCCTCGATACAAGAGGGCGAACAAGGCTATAGACCTCATCAGGAAGTTCTTGATGAAACATTTGAAGACGGAGAAAGTGAAGATAGACCAGGAACTCAACCGTAGGATTTGGAGCAGGGGGGCCAAAAAACCTCCCTCCAAGATAAGGGTTAAAGCGGTGAAGAAGGAGGATGGCTCAGTGGAGGTTTTCCTCGCGGAGTAA
- a CDS encoding DNA-binding protein, producing MDWRKRRKGKGENLRKRGPNFWKDWQGKSREGWALEEEAELEEIRRRKLLELQAQLQEQQRREEMRRELELQKKLILQQILTPEARSRLTNLKMVKPEFAESLELELIALAQAGRLRAPITDAQLKELLRRLQERRREIRIRRV from the coding sequence CTGGACTGGCGGAAAAGAAGGAAAGGGAAGGGAGAAAACTTACGAAAAAGGGGGCCGAACTTTTGGAAAGATTGGCAAGGGAAATCAAGGGAGGGATGGGCTCTGGAGGAGGAAGCTGAACTCGAGGAGATAAGGAGGAGGAAACTTTTGGAACTACAGGCCCAACTCCAAGAACAACAGAGGAGGGAGGAAATGAGGAGGGAACTGGAACTCCAGAAGAAACTCATCCTTCAGCAGATCCTCACCCCGGAGGCTAGGAGCAGGCTCACCAACCTGAAAATGGTAAAACCAGAATTCGCCGAAAGCCTAGAGCTGGAGTTAATCGCCCTAGCCCAGGCGGGAAGGCTGAGGGCCCCCATCACCGATGCCCAGCTAAAAGAGCTCCTGAGGAGGCTACAGGAAAGGAGGAGGGAAATAAGGATAAGGAGGGTTTAA
- a CDS encoding 30S ribosomal protein S19e, which yields MSVREVPPQLLIAKTAEELKKLKEVKPPEWSKYVKTGVHKERPPEQLDWWYIRGASLLRRLYLDGPVGVSRLRVYYGGRKNRGSAPEHFRKGGGKIIRTLLQQLERAGLAEKKEREGRKLTKKGAELLERLAREIKGGMGSGGGS from the coding sequence ATGTCCGTCAGAGAAGTTCCACCCCAACTCCTCATTGCCAAGACAGCCGAGGAACTAAAAAAACTAAAGGAGGTGAAGCCTCCGGAGTGGAGCAAGTATGTAAAGACGGGGGTACATAAGGAAAGGCCCCCCGAGCAACTGGATTGGTGGTACATCAGGGGAGCCTCCCTCCTCCGGAGACTTTACTTGGATGGTCCAGTGGGGGTTTCCAGGCTTCGCGTTTACTACGGAGGAAGGAAGAACAGGGGAAGCGCCCCCGAGCATTTCAGGAAGGGAGGGGGAAAAATCATCAGGACCCTTCTCCAGCAATTGGAGAGGGCTGGACTGGCGGAAAAGAAGGAAAGGGAAGGGAGAAAACTTACGAAAAAGGGGGCCGAACTTTTGGAAAGATTGGCAAGGGAAATCAAGGGAGGGATGGGCTCTGGAGGAGGAAGCTGA
- a CDS encoding 16S rRNA methyltransferase, whose protein sequence is MKSLLMLHLVLADCELERVPLEIADHKVVRWWARRRGRKPTELLLDSSLFYPAMKKLKDGFRRGRPDIVHRCLLLSLDSPLNREGLLKIYVHTRNNEIIHVDPTTRLPRSFHRFVGLMEELFLRGETEGGLMKLERGSLRELIQRIGARTLLLDPKGEPKLWKELYGGEEEVCAVVGGFPEGGYLSDLSELSLERVCVDPEPLPSSTIVARLIFSYEEKRGIQERRLGRK, encoded by the coding sequence ATGAAAAGCCTACTGATGCTTCATCTGGTGTTGGCGGACTGCGAGCTCGAGAGGGTACCTTTGGAAATAGCGGATCATAAAGTGGTGAGGTGGTGGGCCAGGAGGAGGGGGAGAAAGCCTACGGAGCTCCTGTTGGATTCCAGCCTCTTCTATCCGGCCATGAAGAAACTGAAGGATGGATTCCGGAGGGGAAGGCCAGATATCGTGCATCGATGCCTACTCCTCAGCTTGGACTCTCCCCTGAACAGGGAGGGTCTATTGAAAATCTATGTCCACACTAGAAACAACGAGATAATCCACGTAGACCCAACCACTAGGCTTCCCAGATCCTTCCACCGCTTCGTGGGGCTGATGGAAGAGCTCTTTCTACGGGGCGAGACGGAAGGAGGTTTGATGAAGTTAGAGAGGGGAAGCCTGAGGGAGCTCATACAAAGAATAGGTGCTAGAACCCTTCTTTTGGACCCCAAGGGAGAACCCAAACTCTGGAAGGAACTCTACGGAGGGGAGGAAGAGGTCTGTGCGGTAGTGGGTGGCTTTCCCGAAGGGGGATACCTCTCCGACCTGAGCGAACTTTCTCTAGAAAGGGTCTGTGTAGATCCCGAGCCCCTTCCCTCCAGCACCATCGTGGCTAGGTTGATTTTTTCCTATGAAGAAAAGAGGGGGATACAGGAAAGGAGGCTGGGGAGGAAGTGA
- a CDS encoding 4-hydroxyphenylacetate 3-hydroxylase family protein: protein MRTSEEYREALRRMKKNVYIDGKLVERDDPLLQPSLNVLSKSFDLVEDPNFKDLIVVRSHLDGRPINRFTHINQSAEDLLKKQELIRKACHLTGGCIQRCMGCDAINALSVITYEVDKAHGTEYHRRFTEYLKYFQKEDLTAAMAQTDVKGDRSLRPHQQKDPDLYVRVVERRSDGIVVRGAKNHITMAANADEIICVPTRAMVEEDKDWAVAFAIPADTEGVKLITHVANARPRQYLKAPMGELGAADSFVIFDDVFVPEDRVFMCGEWEFAGLLAHAAGGLFHRHSYCGCKPALTDLVMGSVALTADYLGIANKPHVRSKLAELACVAELVYAAGIAAAVTGEKHASGTFLPNMVYVNVGRRHAGVNVYKELEILTEIAGGLPATLPFEGDFLNPETGKYLEKYIKRREGVSSENVHRCFRMLSDMLASSLGGVMAIAGVHGGGSPIMEEILILLTYDFDSKKELVKYLAGIKE, encoded by the coding sequence GTGAGGACTTCCGAAGAATATAGAGAAGCGCTCCGACGAATGAAGAAAAATGTTTACATAGATGGCAAACTCGTGGAAAGGGATGATCCCCTTCTCCAACCATCTCTCAACGTTCTTTCCAAGAGTTTTGATCTGGTGGAGGATCCCAACTTCAAAGACCTCATCGTTGTCAGATCCCACTTGGATGGGAGACCCATTAACCGTTTCACCCACATCAATCAAAGCGCAGAGGACCTCTTGAAGAAGCAAGAGCTGATAAGAAAGGCCTGTCATTTGACGGGCGGGTGCATTCAGAGGTGTATGGGATGTGACGCCATCAATGCCCTTTCCGTAATCACTTATGAAGTGGACAAGGCCCACGGTACAGAATACCATAGAAGGTTCACGGAGTACCTCAAGTATTTCCAAAAGGAGGACCTCACAGCGGCAATGGCTCAAACGGATGTGAAGGGTGATAGGAGTCTGAGGCCCCATCAACAGAAAGATCCCGATCTTTACGTGAGGGTGGTGGAAAGGAGGTCAGATGGGATAGTGGTGAGGGGAGCTAAAAATCACATCACCATGGCCGCTAATGCAGATGAGATCATCTGTGTGCCAACAAGGGCCATGGTTGAGGAGGACAAGGATTGGGCGGTAGCCTTTGCCATACCCGCCGATACGGAAGGGGTGAAGCTCATTACTCATGTGGCCAATGCGAGGCCCAGACAATACCTTAAAGCACCCATGGGCGAACTGGGAGCTGCCGATTCTTTCGTCATTTTCGACGATGTTTTCGTGCCCGAGGATAGGGTTTTCATGTGTGGGGAGTGGGAGTTCGCAGGTTTGCTGGCCCATGCGGCCGGCGGTCTTTTCCACAGGCATAGCTATTGCGGATGCAAACCAGCCCTGACCGATTTAGTGATGGGATCCGTGGCCCTTACCGCCGACTATTTGGGCATCGCCAACAAACCACATGTGCGTTCAAAGCTGGCCGAGCTGGCTTGTGTGGCGGAGTTGGTTTATGCGGCAGGGATAGCGGCCGCCGTCACGGGAGAAAAGCATGCTTCCGGTACCTTCCTCCCGAACATGGTTTACGTTAACGTGGGAAGGAGGCATGCGGGGGTTAACGTATACAAGGAGCTGGAAATCCTCACGGAGATTGCCGGGGGGCTCCCCGCTACCCTTCCCTTTGAAGGGGATTTCCTCAATCCCGAGACAGGGAAATATTTGGAGAAGTACATTAAAAGGAGGGAGGGTGTTTCCTCTGAGAACGTCCACCGCTGCTTCCGTATGCTTTCTGACATGCTGGCATCCTCTTTGGGTGGAGTAATGGCTATAGCCGGAGTCCATGGGGGCGGATCTCCCATTATGGAAGAAATCCTAATCCTCCTTACCTACGACTTTGATTCCAAAAAGGAATTAGTTAAATACTTGGCAGGCATAAAAGAGTGA
- a CDS encoding DUF4389 domain-containing protein gives MGDRLEALLRIPLAFVYGIIIGIWGLITILAVIIHWLYAIILGKRHRGIAEFTNRFVFYVYEVYRYLYLVTNERPWPIGKTKRTPSLPAEVD, from the coding sequence ATGGGAGATAGGTTAGAAGCACTCTTGAGGATCCCTTTGGCTTTCGTCTACGGAATCATCATAGGTATCTGGGGACTGATCACGATTCTGGCCGTGATAATACACTGGCTCTACGCCATTATCTTGGGAAAACGACACAGGGGAATAGCCGAATTTACGAATCGCTTTGTATTCTATGTCTACGAGGTCTATCGTTACCTCTATCTGGTGACGAACGAGAGACCCTGGCCTATCGGAAAGACCAAAAGGACTCCTTCCCTACCGGCGGAAGTGGACTAG